The genomic region CCGGCTTTGTAACCGACTTCTTTTAAAAAATCTATCCCATAGAACCCTCGGCGACCTGGGGATTCGAGATCCCCTCGACAGGGACTACAAGCACAATCGGTGCCACCGTTCAGGGGACCGGGATCACCACGATCGCGGTGCCGGTATTCTCCATCCTCTTCGATGGGTTGGCCGCCCCGGGCCGGGCGGAGGAGATCCCGTGCGACCTTCCCCCGGGTGCCCGGTTCCCCGGATGGTGCGCGGGGTCCCCTGTCAGTGGCCGAGGAACAGCTTGAGCGTGCGCGCCGCGTCGCGCTTGTCGAAGGGGGCGCCGCCGAGCTCCGCGCGCCGGCCGACGGCCTCGAACATCTGCTCGAGGAACCCGTTGAAGTCCTCGCACGTCCGCACGACGCCGAGGAGCTTCGCCTCCTCGAGCACGTCCCCGTCGCGGAGCTGCTCGACGAGCCTCATGAACTCGTCGAACCGCGCGTAGTCGGAGTACCTGAGGAGCTGGTAGCCCATCGACTTGAAGTAGCCGACGAACTCGCGCACGAACCGGAACGTGCTCATGCCGGCCCACTGATCGGCGGCCGCCGTGGATCCCTTCGCCTTCTCGATGAACGCCCGCAGGATCTGCTGGAACATCCAGACGTCGCGCCGGAGCCTCTCCGAGCGCGCGCGGTTCGACGTGAAGTCCTCGAACACCGCCTCGCCGTCGACGCCGGGGCGGAGCTCCTGGACGAGCAGCACGACGGCGTTCTGCACGAAGCTCCGGATGAGCGAGGTGGACCTCTCGATCGCGCCCGTGAGCTCCTTCTGGTCTTCGACCTTCGAGAGCGCGGGGATCTGCTGCTCGTAGACCTTCCTGAGCTCGAGCTTGAGCTGGTTGCCGAGCGACTCGAAGAGCTCGCGCAGCGACCTGAGCCCCGCGAACTCCCGCTCGAGCCCGGCGAAGCGCGCCGTCAGCTCGCCCGGATCGCACGCCTCGAACTCGCGGCCGAAGCCGTCGGAGATCCACGTCGCCGAGTCCTTCGAGAAGAACACGGCGAGCGCCTCCGCGTCCGACCTGAGGAGCGCGAGGAACGCGAACAGCGGGCCGAAGCCGGCGACCTTCGCCTGCTCCTCGTCGATGAGATCGATGTACCGCAGCAGCCGGAACAGCGACAGGAAGGTGAGCGCGGCGACGCGCCGCGACGGATCGTTCTCGATGCCGCCCATCACCTCGAGCACGACGGGGCTGCGGATGCGGTCGAACTCGGCGCGGAACTCGAGCGAGGCGAGCGGATCGAAGAACTCCGACCTGTGGACCTCGCGCTGCGTGAGGCGGACGGCGGCCGAGAAGAGCCGGAACGGGACCTTCGCGCCGTCGGGCATCCCGTCGAGGAGATCGAGCACGTCCCGGAGCGCGGACCACAGGAGCGCGAGGCTCTGGTGCGGCGTGTCCTGGTTCAGCGAGCGGCGCGCCATCTGGATCCGCGCGTGATCCTGGACGACCATCGTCTCCACGTAGCGCTGGAAGACGGAGGTGCTCTCGACCTCGCCCGACAGCGCGCGCCCGAGCTCGACCGCGGCCCGCACCGCCCCCCTGACCGCCTCCATCTCGCGCGAGAAGTCGCGGGAGACGATCGGCTCCTCGCGCTTCACGGCGCCCGGGTGGTTCGCGGGGTTTCCGAAGCACACGATCCCCTTGAGCAGCATCTCGAAGCGGAACAGCGTCCGCTCCTTGTGCTCCCACTCGAGGTCGTCGAACCACGCCGTCCGCGCGTCCGCCTGCTCCTGGCGCAGCCACCTCGAGCCCTCGATGAACTCGGTGTAGTAGTCGCGCCGGGGGAGCGGCGCCGATCCCTCGGGCTGGATCAAAACAGCCTCCCCTGCGGGGTCTCGCCGGCGGGGAACGGGATGCCGAGGTGCTCGTAGGCGCGGCGCGTGGCGACCCGCCCGCGCGGCGTCCGCTGCAGGAAGCCGTTCTGCAGAAGGAACGGCTCGTAGACGTCCTCGAGGGTGTCGCGCGGCTCGGACACGGCCGCGGAGATCGTCTCGATGCCCACCGGGCCGCCGCCGAACTTCTCGATGATGGTGGACAGGATCTTCCTGTCCATGTCGTCGAACCCGGCCGCGTCCACCTCGAGGCGCTCGAGCGCGTGCCGCGCCGCCGCGACGTCGATCCGGCCGGTGCCCTCCACCTCGGCGAAGTCCCGGACCCGGCGCAGGAGCCGGTTCGCGATGCGCGGCGTGCCCCGCGCCCGGCCGGCGATCTCGGCGGCGCCCGCGCCGTCGATCTCGATGCGCAGGAGGCCGGCCGACCTCACGACGATCTTCTGCAGGTCCTCCGGCGGGTAGTAGTCGAGCCGGATGGTCACGCCGAACCGCGACAGGAGGGGCGAGGTGAGCAGCCCCGTCCGCGTCGTCGCGCCGACGAGCGTGAACGGGCTGAGCGGCAGCTTGTAGGAGGCGGCGTGCGGCCCGTCCCCCGCGATGATGTCCATCTCGAAGTCCTCGATCGCCGGGTAGAGGTTCTCCTCGACGATCGGGGTCAGCCGGTGGATCTCGTCGATGAACAGGACCTCGCGCGGCCCGACCTTGGTGAGCAGCGCCGCGAGGCCGCCCTTGTGCTCGATCGCCGGCCCCGACGAGGAGTGGATGGCGACGCCCATCTCGTTCGCGATGATGTGCGCGAGCGTCGTCTTCCCGAGCCCCGGCGGCCCGCAGAACAGCACGTGGTCGAGCGCCTCTCCCCGCCGGCGCGCGGCCTCGATGAAGACGCGCAGGTTGTCGACGTGCTTGCGCTGCCCGACGTACTCGTCGAGG from Pseudomonadota bacterium harbors:
- the ruvB gene encoding Holliday junction branch migration DNA helicase RuvB, with product MDNERDRGLVDASLGEDERHFDLALRPLRLDEYVGQRKHVDNLRVFIEAARRRGEALDHVLFCGPPGLGKTTLAHIIANEMGVAIHSSSGPAIEHKGGLAALLTKVGPREVLFIDEIHRLTPIVEENLYPAIEDFEMDIIAGDGPHAASYKLPLSPFTLVGATTRTGLLTSPLLSRFGVTIRLDYYPPEDLQKIVVRSAGLLRIEIDGAGAAEIAGRARGTPRIANRLLRRVRDFAEVEGTGRIDVAAARHALERLEVDAAGFDDMDRKILSTIIEKFGGGPVGIETISAAVSEPRDTLEDVYEPFLLQNGFLQRTPRGRVATRRAYEHLGIPFPAGETPQGRLF